In Spirobacillus cienkowskii, a genomic segment contains:
- the lgt gene encoding prolipoprotein diacylglyceryl transferase: protein MNPSHPYWVFDLSPFVFQVKNIDFSWVTTWWGILLLVGFFGGSFLFTFIQINKFKKQLNNSEKNNIQIKQKLSKFDFLQSSLSYLLLILAILYTLQKMQIDWGLRWYSTMYLFGFVAVYIACIRWIRKKQLMLTENMLMNLITISILGMLIGARFAYVFIYNWDFYKQRPLEIFATWEGGLSFHGGIVGVCLAIYFYCKRNKISFYHLTDKLVRVIPIGIGLGRIGNFFNGELWGRPITSSVPWAIIFPEGGQVARHPSQIYQSIGEGWALFFTLYLISRKKQKEGTISCYFIIFYCIYRFIAEYFRAADLQINYFYLFNFSWLPLNAFPEAPWWTVLTMGQILCLSFLIVGCVLLYFCRNNILENSPQWLKRNEDFFIHKLSENKKS, encoded by the coding sequence ATGAATCCATCTCACCCATACTGGGTATTTGACCTAAGTCCTTTTGTTTTTCAGGTTAAGAACATTGATTTTAGTTGGGTAACAACCTGGTGGGGAATTTTGCTATTAGTTGGGTTTTTTGGAGGTAGTTTTCTATTTACGTTTATTCAAATTAATAAATTTAAGAAACAACTCAATAATTCTGAAAAAAACAATATTCAAATTAAACAAAAATTAAGCAAATTTGATTTCTTACAATCATCATTAAGTTATTTATTATTAATTCTTGCAATTCTTTATACGTTACAAAAAATGCAAATTGATTGGGGATTGCGTTGGTATAGTACAATGTATTTATTCGGATTTGTAGCTGTATATATAGCATGTATTCGATGGATACGTAAAAAACAATTAATGTTAACTGAAAATATGTTAATGAACTTAATTACAATTTCAATACTTGGTATGCTTATTGGTGCACGTTTTGCATATGTTTTTATTTACAATTGGGATTTTTATAAGCAAAGGCCACTCGAAATTTTTGCTACCTGGGAAGGGGGGCTTTCTTTTCATGGTGGGATTGTTGGTGTGTGTTTAGCGATTTATTTTTATTGTAAGAGAAATAAAATTTCTTTTTATCATCTTACTGATAAGCTGGTACGAGTTATCCCAATTGGAATAGGGCTCGGTAGAATTGGAAATTTTTTTAATGGCGAGTTATGGGGTAGACCCATTACAAGTTCGGTACCCTGGGCGATTATTTTTCCAGAAGGTGGTCAAGTTGCACGTCACCCTAGTCAAATTTATCAAAGTATTGGAGAAGGTTGGGCCTTATTTTTTACTTTGTATTTAATATCTCGTAAAAAACAAAAAGAAGGAACAATTTCTTGCTACTTTATAATTTTTTATTGTATTTATCGCTTTATAGCCGAATATTTTAGAGCCGCTGATTTGCAAATTAATTATTTTTATTTATTTAATTTCTCATGGCTACCACTTAACGCGTTTCCAGAAGCTCCTTGGTGGACAGTATTGACAATGGGGCAAATATTGTGTTTGTCATTTTTAATTGTAGGTTGCGTATTACTATACTTTTGTCGCAACAATATTTTAGAAAATTCACCACAATGGTTAAAAAGAAATGAAGATTTTTTTATCCATAAACTTTCTGAGAATAAAAAATCATGA
- a CDS encoding IS630 family transposase, which translates to MQNEIKKKFSKSGLYKFLQRTLIRRVVPRTKHIKNDPEKMAEWIKDLPNKINEIKVKNPGKKINIDFQDESRFGQMTIKSGIWSPFPIRPEFKTQMGYLNSWIYATANKDTGKYFGMILPNLNVENMQIFINEYSKTVPKNEHIIMILDGASAHKSKKLILPQNISFIFLPSFSPELNPIERLWSYFKRNHLSFKIYKDYEDLVQKCSSGWNQLTQKIVKSIMNSKPKASLC; encoded by the coding sequence ATCCAAAACGAAATTAAAAAAAAATTTAGTAAAAGTGGGTTATACAAGTTCCTTCAAAGAACATTAATAAGAAGAGTTGTTCCAAGAACAAAGCATATAAAAAATGACCCAGAAAAAATGGCCGAATGGATTAAAGATTTACCAAATAAAATTAATGAAATTAAAGTAAAAAATCCAGGAAAAAAAATAAACATAGATTTTCAAGATGAATCACGATTTGGACAAATGACAATAAAATCTGGTATTTGGAGTCCTTTCCCAATCAGACCAGAATTTAAAACTCAAATGGGTTATTTAAACTCATGGATTTATGCTACTGCTAACAAAGATACGGGCAAATATTTTGGAATGATATTACCAAATTTAAATGTTGAAAACATGCAAATTTTTATCAATGAGTACTCCAAGACCGTACCTAAGAATGAGCATATTATTATGATACTAGATGGAGCTAGTGCACATAAAAGCAAAAAATTAATTTTACCCCAAAATATATCATTTATTTTTTTACCTTCATTTTCTCCAGAGTTAAATCCAATTGAAAGGTTATGGAGTTATTTTAAAAGGAATCACTTATCATTTAAAATTTATAAAGATTATGAAGATCTCGTTCAAAAATGCTCTAGTGGTTGGAATCAATTAACACAAAAAATTGTCAAGTCAATTATGAATTCAAAACCTAAGGCAAGCTTATGTTAA
- a CDS encoding transglycosylase domain-containing protein, with translation MKKIIFLFLLFIFLSCFPIFLGAAYVAWQIYAGNYADFEKSRIIDILSKETVLYYADGQSQLGSLFGQEHRIYITIDQIPQAMKEAIVAAEDEDFYQNIGIDPKGILRAAVHNILFRTRQGASTITQQTVKNLYGRKETDLFTKFQEMINAFKLERVYSKDQILEFYLNQFHVTGNGRGVGVAAKYYFNKNVENLTLVESSFIAGSVKGPEKYNPFTKTTLTGQEKAKREAFIRKNYVLERMLKSKKITQEDYDAALKEPVPFNQGKFQFNELAVNQIIMKQLSRPEILSAIGANNVDEVGTMGLHITTTLEKDVQSAAQFGLRQNLSRIQLILSGFSAEPQSNFINIQKPELYGFYVGKVENIDKTADKESIKISFGIPTCTVNTESIHRTAITTDQAFRKGEKKSLELLLNSLHPEQHVLTSIYKIESDGQMLCSLEARPRVQGAAIVLDKGKIVAMAGGFSSSEYNRAIFAERQPGSSFKIPVYYAAQQLGWSVLDPISNIRDVFTWQGGFYFPRPDHAINSLETTILGAGAKSENLASIWILKHLLDKLSYDQYLELLNFLDITGNGKTLPQTLSIIANKFNATADNEIYIKSGILEKIKSNLTSDLNVLNNIRLKVFLRTLHFGYGFDKQTQIVTEDKELSPKEKALRVNILKNSLIRWNKAALQAKKAIESLNKILSGAPITELDRDFFSSFAKIDENSLAFNTQDAWKPELTTNLIEPEQITPLSIDALLSLIRYNPALLNPNNVYLDGIVPLTMIDNINYELNKQWKTIQSAPPLEKLYWNDDFRYSLGMFYTANMVNEMGVLKPLKWVQSFPLGSNDVTLSDLALMYQTFLTGKTFRYFNTPQTNQLLLIKRIEDASGNLLWEAKAKEYQFSDSFYSAPILNTLRGTITGGTAYQLNKSIILRSNDAAVDNELLEAQIKVPVFGKTGTTNDYKNGTYVGFLPYPTSKGDILSPDHAYTIASYIGYDSNEPMIRKGYRVYGGGAIPAWEEIALTIIKNQDYADKLDWKYLAEKKAHNIPFDFGSGLSQVVVPIHSWVSVATKDPDDDLSALQEQNPYANDYSETGQRMFKVYLPGSLSDGIFLPKRKVAFYNPVPPPQAPIISLGAPEQPDMHKQNGSVSPAPLSSFSNNLDNNDKGSLNSADDDDLPKERMLKKP, from the coding sequence ATGAAAAAAATAATTTTTTTATTCTTATTATTCATCTTTCTCTCGTGTTTTCCAATTTTTTTAGGTGCTGCGTATGTAGCTTGGCAAATTTATGCGGGTAATTATGCAGATTTTGAAAAATCCCGAATCATTGATATATTATCTAAAGAAACAGTTTTATATTATGCTGATGGGCAATCGCAATTAGGCAGTTTATTTGGCCAAGAACATCGTATTTATATTACAATTGACCAAATCCCCCAAGCAATGAAAGAAGCAATTGTTGCCGCCGAAGATGAAGATTTTTATCAAAATATTGGAATAGATCCTAAAGGCATTCTGCGCGCCGCCGTTCACAATATTTTATTTAGAACACGACAAGGCGCATCAACAATAACTCAGCAAACCGTTAAAAATCTCTACGGCAGAAAAGAAACAGATTTATTTACAAAGTTTCAAGAAATGATCAATGCATTTAAACTTGAACGGGTTTACTCTAAAGACCAAATACTTGAATTTTATTTAAATCAATTTCATGTTACTGGAAATGGACGTGGAGTTGGAGTTGCTGCCAAATACTATTTTAATAAAAATGTAGAGAATTTAACTTTAGTTGAATCTTCGTTTATTGCCGGAAGTGTAAAAGGACCAGAAAAATACAATCCTTTTACAAAAACAACACTAACTGGCCAAGAAAAAGCAAAACGAGAAGCTTTTATTAGAAAAAATTATGTGTTAGAAAGAATGCTAAAAAGTAAGAAAATTACTCAAGAAGATTACGATGCAGCACTTAAAGAACCGGTGCCTTTTAACCAAGGTAAATTTCAATTTAATGAATTGGCTGTAAACCAAATCATTATGAAACAACTCTCTAGGCCAGAAATTTTATCTGCAATTGGCGCTAACAATGTAGACGAAGTTGGCACAATGGGTCTTCATATCACCACAACTCTTGAAAAAGATGTTCAATCAGCAGCGCAATTTGGCTTAAGACAAAATTTAAGCCGCATTCAACTAATTTTAAGTGGATTTAGCGCAGAGCCGCAATCAAATTTTATAAACATTCAAAAACCAGAACTTTATGGATTTTATGTTGGAAAAGTAGAAAATATTGACAAAACGGCGGATAAAGAATCAATAAAAATTAGTTTTGGCATTCCCACCTGCACGGTAAATACGGAGTCTATTCACCGCACCGCTATCACCACAGATCAAGCCTTCAGAAAAGGTGAAAAAAAATCTTTAGAACTATTATTAAATTCTTTACATCCAGAACAACACGTTTTAACAAGCATTTATAAAATTGAGAGCGATGGACAAATGCTATGTAGTCTCGAAGCACGTCCTCGCGTCCAAGGGGCCGCAATTGTTTTAGATAAAGGAAAAATCGTTGCGATGGCTGGAGGATTTTCTTCTAGCGAATACAATCGCGCCATTTTTGCAGAAAGACAGCCAGGCTCTTCGTTTAAAATACCCGTTTACTATGCAGCTCAACAACTTGGTTGGTCTGTGCTCGATCCAATATCTAACATTCGCGATGTTTTTACTTGGCAGGGTGGTTTTTATTTTCCTAGACCAGACCATGCCATCAACAGTTTAGAAACCACAATTCTTGGTGCCGGTGCAAAATCAGAAAACTTAGCAAGCATATGGATTCTAAAACATTTGCTCGATAAACTGAGCTATGATCAATATTTAGAATTACTTAATTTTTTAGATATTACTGGCAACGGAAAAACATTGCCTCAAACTCTATCAATTATTGCAAATAAATTTAATGCAACAGCAGATAATGAAATTTATATTAAGTCTGGAATTTTAGAAAAAATAAAATCAAACTTAACTTCTGATTTAAATGTATTAAATAATATTAGATTAAAAGTTTTTTTAAGAACTTTGCATTTTGGGTATGGTTTTGACAAACAAACGCAAATTGTAACTGAAGACAAAGAATTATCTCCTAAAGAAAAAGCATTAAGAGTCAATATTTTAAAAAATAGTTTAATTCGCTGGAATAAAGCAGCGCTTCAAGCCAAAAAAGCAATTGAATCATTAAATAAAATTTTATCTGGCGCCCCTATTACCGAACTCGATCGAGATTTTTTTAGTTCATTTGCCAAAATAGATGAAAATTCCTTAGCATTTAATACCCAAGATGCCTGGAAGCCTGAGTTAACAACCAACCTTATAGAACCAGAACAAATCACACCATTAAGTATTGATGCATTATTAAGTTTAATTCGATATAATCCCGCATTATTAAACCCAAATAATGTTTACCTTGACGGAATTGTTCCTTTAACTATGATTGACAATATAAATTATGAACTCAATAAACAATGGAAAACAATTCAATCCGCTCCTCCGCTTGAAAAGTTATATTGGAATGATGATTTTCGTTATTCTTTAGGAATGTTTTATACAGCAAATATGGTTAATGAAATGGGTGTATTAAAACCTTTAAAATGGGTACAATCGTTTCCTTTAGGTTCCAATGATGTCACTCTTTCTGATTTGGCTCTTATGTATCAAACTTTTCTCACCGGAAAAACATTTAGATATTTTAACACCCCACAAACTAATCAACTTCTTTTGATAAAACGCATCGAAGACGCAAGCGGAAATTTACTTTGGGAAGCAAAGGCTAAAGAATATCAATTTTCTGATTCATTTTATTCTGCACCAATTTTAAATACATTGCGTGGAACTATCACTGGAGGCACTGCTTATCAACTAAATAAAAGCATTATTTTACGTTCAAATGATGCCGCAGTCGATAATGAATTACTTGAAGCACAAATAAAAGTTCCAGTATTTGGTAAGACAGGAACAACAAATGATTACAAAAATGGTACTTATGTTGGATTTTTACCCTATCCAACTTCTAAGGGTGATATACTTTCTCCAGATCACGCATACACAATTGCATCATATATTGGGTATGACAGCAATGAACCGATGATCCGCAAAGGTTACAGAGTTTATGGTGGTGGAGCCATTCCTGCTTGGGAAGAAATCGCATTAACAATTATTAAAAATCAAGATTATGCAGATAAATTAGATTGGAAATATTTAGCCGAGAAAAAAGCTCATAACATACCATTTGATTTTGGTTCAGGATTATCGCAAGTTGTTGTCCCTATTCACTCTTGGGTTTCTGTTGCAACGAAAGATCCTGATGATGACCTTTCTGCTTTACAAGAACAAAATCCTTATGCAAACGATTATTCTGAAACAGGGCAGCGTATGTTTAAAGTCTATCTTCCTGGCTCACTTTCTGATGGAATTTTTTTACCCAAAAGAAAGGTGGCATTTTACAATCCTGTACCCCCACCGCAGGCACCAATCATTAGCTTAGGCGCACCAGAACAACCAGACATGCACAAACAAAATGGTTCTGTATCCCCTGCTCCATTATCAAGTTTTTCAAATAATTTAGATAATAATGATAAAGGATCATTAAACTCTGCTGACGATGACGATTTACCCAAAGAACGTATGCTAAAAAAACCGTAA
- a CDS encoding response regulator, with protein sequence MSFFYMDSYYWKIPFILASKPFILGFLLIVLSLLSLDNSYFSYKIYIAINCVYIWIVTMNYFVFRLVYLSGINQYKKYSNFILYLMFFSWIGLILSILNPGFFVKSSLLIENFLIFIFFMYSFVSKIRFRINLERIDSWIVSLFYLIVPIIAFTVISILTDNKIIFYIQRIVLLYIAFVSLYQSLIISISEHSRLGKLREDMEKRNLEILKFAEKAKESTRLKGEFLANMSHELRTPLNGILGSANLLVGTKLNQEQRDYLETLRICGNNLLVIINEILDYSKIEANKLELEHIPFEINSCIENVFELLAPAAAAQETELIYAIDLHTPNIVVGDYTRIQQVTTHLVDNAIKFTKNGYAFVKVKMESSDDKKRMIKFDVIDTGSGISKKDISKLFKTFSQIDDSSTRKYGGTGLGLSIAKRLTELMGGLIGVKSELGKGSVFSFTVQVDFPEQENDEKEKNNQIKRLQIQNKVLCIVEKNIFLANAMQQTCENWGMEVYLAASEQEALAIPLQSPPTYVLISTDDFDYDMLRTKLVEKYLDQQIIFIAMLKNSNIYYSDNKVYPKNFASIINKPIRYSQLFDSLIETVSEKQNGQLKPFGADLKKLSDIYPLRILVAEDNVVNQKLITNMLKKYGYICDIVANGNEVLEALTRNIYDIILMDVQMPDLDGIEATKKIILKYPKSSTRPHIIAMTAHARGAEGQVCLDAGMEGYLGKPIDMKELKQVLEFWGNKVNKIKSSS encoded by the coding sequence ATGAGTTTTTTTTATATGGATAGTTATTATTGGAAAATTCCATTTATATTGGCAAGTAAACCATTTATTTTAGGTTTTTTGTTGATTGTTTTATCTTTGTTATCTTTAGACAATTCTTATTTTTCTTATAAAATTTATATAGCAATAAATTGTGTTTATATTTGGATTGTTACTATGAATTATTTTGTATTTCGTCTTGTTTATTTAAGTGGAATAAATCAGTATAAAAAATATTCTAATTTTATTTTATATTTAATGTTTTTTTCTTGGATTGGATTGATTTTGAGTATTTTAAATCCTGGTTTTTTTGTTAAATCATCATTATTAATAGAAAATTTTTTAATATTTATATTTTTTATGTATTCTTTTGTTAGTAAAATTAGATTTAGAATTAATCTTGAAAGAATTGACTCTTGGATTGTTTCTTTATTTTATCTTATTGTTCCTATAATAGCTTTTACAGTTATTTCAATTTTAACAGATAATAAAATTATTTTCTATATACAAAGAATTGTGCTTCTTTATATAGCTTTTGTGTCACTGTATCAATCTTTAATCATTTCTATATCAGAACATAGTCGGCTTGGAAAATTAAGGGAGGATATGGAAAAAAGAAATTTAGAAATTTTAAAATTTGCAGAAAAAGCTAAAGAGTCAACTCGGTTAAAAGGCGAATTTCTTGCAAATATGAGCCATGAACTGAGAACACCTTTAAATGGTATTTTGGGATCTGCAAATCTACTTGTTGGTACTAAATTAAATCAAGAGCAAAGAGATTACTTAGAAACTTTAAGAATTTGTGGTAACAATCTTCTTGTTATAATTAACGAAATTTTAGATTATTCCAAAATTGAAGCAAATAAATTAGAGCTTGAACATATTCCATTTGAAATTAATTCTTGTATAGAAAATGTATTTGAGCTATTGGCACCTGCTGCAGCGGCTCAAGAAACTGAATTAATTTATGCAATTGATTTGCATACACCAAATATCGTTGTGGGAGATTATACTCGAATTCAGCAAGTTACAACTCATCTTGTTGATAATGCAATTAAGTTTACAAAAAATGGCTATGCATTTGTGAAAGTTAAAATGGAGAGCAGTGATGATAAAAAACGTATGATAAAATTTGATGTGATCGATACAGGCAGCGGCATTTCTAAAAAAGATATTAGCAAATTATTTAAAACCTTTTCGCAGATTGATGATTCATCAACCAGAAAATATGGTGGTACAGGATTGGGGTTAAGTATCGCTAAACGTTTAACAGAGCTAATGGGTGGATTGATTGGGGTTAAAAGTGAACTTGGTAAGGGGTCTGTCTTTTCATTTACAGTTCAAGTTGATTTTCCTGAACAAGAAAACGATGAAAAAGAAAAAAATAATCAAATTAAAAGATTACAAATTCAAAATAAAGTTTTATGTATTGTAGAAAAAAATATTTTTCTTGCAAATGCCATGCAACAAACTTGTGAAAATTGGGGGATGGAGGTGTATCTTGCAGCCTCTGAACAGGAAGCGCTTGCAATTCCTTTACAATCACCACCAACTTATGTCCTAATTTCTACAGATGACTTTGATTATGACATGCTTCGGACAAAGTTAGTTGAAAAATATCTTGATCAACAAATCATTTTTATTGCGATGTTAAAAAATTCTAATATTTATTATTCTGATAATAAAGTTTATCCTAAAAATTTTGCAAGTATCATAAATAAACCAATTCGCTATTCTCAATTATTTGACTCATTGATTGAAACGGTATCAGAAAAACAAAATGGACAATTAAAACCATTTGGAGCTGATTTAAAAAAATTATCGGATATATATCCATTAAGAATTTTGGTTGCAGAAGATAATGTTGTTAATCAAAAACTTATAACTAATATGCTTAAAAAATATGGATACATTTGTGATATTGTTGCAAATGGTAACGAAGTTTTAGAGGCGCTAACTCGAAATATTTATGATATTATTTTAATGGATGTCCAAATGCCCGATTTAGATGGAATCGAAGCAACTAAAAAAATAATTTTAAAGTATCCAAAAAGTTCTACGCGTCCTCATATTATAGCGATGACTGCTCATGCTCGTGGTGCAGAAGGACAAGTTTGCTTAGATGCAGGAATGGAAGGATACTTAGGTAAACCAATTGATATGAAAGAATTAAAACAAGTTCTAGAATTTTGGGGAAACAAGGTTAACAAAATCAAATCGTCTTCATAG
- a CDS encoding response regulator → MFVAIENAIQSINLQTKKFVILFLIAIGFLLGFLPNYSDIVNSTKKFEYIFYIGNILFSFSLLSFFVIRRRFSKKVFFRTQFFTIISLLLLINLNQIIRIGFVDLSDNKFIFSEVIIVFLWFMIVLNISYMFIISFNNFMAYDIKNKINPAYYFLMIILIVIQLFNILNIDIMYSIIIAKIYPLILLITFLDILPQNNEKNELAFTTLFSTIICVSIDLGFSFNKLLNLNNFLSEIMIFFVLLILAYRNINKLSYEFRKINDFSIKLARKMGELSLMHIEAQKSEIAKENFLATMSHEIRTPVNGIIGHAELLASTQIDEEQQRLLSMITISSNNLMKLVNEVLDLPNLLSGQVVLSKEVISVSELVESVIDVVSPKSFEKGLDLTYFIEPSVPCEIIGDYKRIGQILLNLCNNALKFTAKGEVFIGVTQIDQIDENHVELLFEVKDTGIGISANQIKKLFKAYSQTDASVSRKFGGTGLGLAISAQLIELMKGKIWVESVVGRGTRFLFTVKCEISKVKKEENKHNYEQFVGLKCLLVSENPTMRYILGRRFLQWKIDAKIISNFDDIQRLIGFEQFKFIIVDIGAESKKASIFLKVNQINPIGKIPSIALVSLGKNATPDLHLITDETITKPLKTEMLAKAILKILKSKSKNNDNEKQTEIPKESKDLKNIMFSDFQNNFSQEVIKSVKILIAEDNPVNQKLVLSLFKKIGFIPKLVENGKLAVEEVEKDDYDLVFMDLQMPEMDGIQATKNIIINFANRKRPKIIALTANAMPGDKERCLAAGMDDYISKPIQLQLLIDTLYLWMNKLNLKELKNVSNPVEQNNFKTKENLKLLVAEDNPVNQKLIMSILKKLGYSATLVENGALAYDAALKDEYDIIIMDLQMPVMDGLDASRNIKTNEKIKKKPIIIALTANAMEGDRERCLAAGMDEYMTKPIQVKLLEENLKKWGKIK, encoded by the coding sequence ATGTTTGTTGCAATTGAAAATGCAATACAAAGCATAAATCTACAAACAAAAAAATTTGTAATTTTATTTTTAATTGCAATTGGATTTTTGTTGGGCTTTCTTCCAAATTATTCTGACATTGTAAACTCAACTAAAAAATTTGAATACATTTTTTATATTGGAAATATACTGTTTTCTTTTTCTTTGCTGTCATTTTTTGTGATAAGAAGAAGGTTTTCTAAAAAAGTATTTTTTAGAACGCAATTTTTTACAATAATTTCTTTATTGTTATTAATAAATTTAAATCAAATAATTAGGATAGGTTTTGTTGATTTAAGTGATAATAAATTTATATTTAGTGAAGTAATTATTGTTTTTTTGTGGTTTATGATTGTATTAAATATTTCATATATGTTTATTATTAGTTTTAATAATTTTATGGCTTATGATATAAAAAATAAAATAAATCCAGCATATTATTTTTTAATGATAATATTAATTGTTATTCAGTTATTCAACATTTTAAATATTGATATAATGTATTCTATTATTATTGCAAAAATTTATCCACTTATTCTATTAATTACTTTTCTTGATATTTTACCGCAAAATAATGAAAAAAACGAGTTGGCTTTTACTACATTATTTTCTACAATTATTTGTGTTAGCATTGATTTGGGATTTTCATTTAACAAATTACTAAATTTAAATAATTTTTTATCCGAAATAATGATTTTTTTTGTATTGCTTATTTTGGCGTATAGAAATATTAATAAGTTATCTTATGAGTTTAGAAAAATTAATGATTTTTCTATTAAACTTGCGCGAAAAATGGGTGAGCTGAGTTTAATGCATATTGAAGCGCAAAAATCAGAAATAGCAAAAGAAAATTTTTTAGCAACAATGAGTCACGAAATTCGCACTCCTGTTAATGGAATAATTGGTCATGCAGAGCTTTTAGCTAGCACTCAGATTGATGAAGAGCAGCAAAGACTTCTGAGTATGATTACAATAAGTAGCAACAATTTGATGAAGCTCGTTAACGAAGTGCTCGACTTGCCTAATCTACTTTCAGGACAAGTTGTATTAAGTAAAGAAGTGATTTCTGTTTCTGAACTTGTTGAAAGTGTGATTGATGTAGTGAGTCCTAAAAGTTTTGAAAAAGGACTCGATCTCACATATTTTATTGAACCATCTGTACCGTGCGAAATTATTGGCGATTACAAAAGAATAGGACAAATACTTTTAAATTTATGCAATAACGCTTTAAAATTTACGGCAAAGGGCGAGGTGTTTATTGGTGTTACCCAAATTGATCAAATTGATGAAAATCATGTTGAATTATTGTTTGAAGTAAAAGATACAGGAATTGGTATTTCTGCAAACCAAATTAAAAAACTTTTTAAAGCTTACTCTCAAACTGATGCCTCTGTTTCAAGAAAATTTGGTGGTACTGGTTTAGGCTTAGCAATTTCTGCTCAGTTGATAGAATTGATGAAAGGTAAAATTTGGGTAGAGAGTGTTGTGGGCAGAGGAACTCGTTTTTTATTTACTGTTAAATGTGAAATCTCAAAAGTTAAAAAAGAAGAAAATAAACACAATTACGAACAATTTGTTGGATTAAAATGTTTATTGGTATCAGAAAACCCAACAATGAGATATATTTTAGGTAGAAGATTTTTACAATGGAAAATAGATGCAAAAATAATTTCAAACTTTGATGATATTCAAAGGTTAATTGGATTTGAGCAATTTAAATTTATTATTGTAGATATTGGTGCAGAAAGCAAAAAGGCGAGTATTTTTTTAAAAGTAAATCAAATCAATCCAATTGGTAAAATTCCTTCAATAGCGTTAGTATCTTTAGGAAAAAATGCCACTCCTGATTTGCATCTCATTACTGATGAAACAATTACCAAGCCCTTAAAAACGGAAATGCTTGCTAAAGCAATTTTAAAGATACTAAAAAGTAAAAGTAAAAATAATGATAATGAAAAGCAAACTGAAATTCCAAAAGAATCTAAAGATTTAAAAAATATTATGTTTTCTGATTTTCAAAATAATTTTTCACAAGAAGTTATTAAAAGTGTAAAAATACTGATTGCAGAAGATAATCCAGTAAATCAGAAATTAGTACTGAGTTTGTTTAAAAAAATTGGTTTTATACCTAAACTTGTAGAAAACGGAAAATTGGCTGTAGAAGAAGTTGAAAAAGATGACTATGATTTGGTTTTTATGGATTTACAAATGCCAGAGATGGATGGTATTCAGGCAACAAAAAATATAATCATAAATTTTGCAAATCGTAAACGCCCTAAAATTATTGCCTTAACAGCCAACGCAATGCCGGGAGATAAAGAAAGGTGTTTAGCGGCGGGTATGGATGATTATATTTCAAAGCCAATTCAGTTGCAGTTATTAATTGATACATTATATCTATGGATGAATAAGTTAAATTTAAAAGAATTAAAAAATGTTTCTAATCCAGTAGAGCAGAATAATTTTAAAACTAAAGAAAATTTAAAATTACTTGTTGCAGAAGATAATCCGGTAAATCAAAAATTAATAATGAGTATTTTAAAGAAACTAGGTTACTCTGCTACTTTAGTAGAAAATGGCGCTCTTGCATATGACGCTGCACTTAAAGATGAATATGACATTATTATTATGGATTTGCAAATGCCAGTTATGGATGGACTTGATGCTTCGCGTAATATTAAAACCAATGAAAAAATCAAAAAAAAGCCAATAATCATTGCATTAACCGCAAATGCAATGGAAGGGGATCGTGAGCGCTGCTTGGCTGCAGGAATGGATGAATACATGACCAAACCAATTCAAGTTAAATTACTAGAGGAAAATTTAAAAAAATGGGGAAAAATTAAGTAA
- a CDS encoding DUF6901 family protein — protein MTKINYKFEFNNLKTLEFLIDLNRNQNIDLSTRDDHTEWTNLSYHKCENCTLDDKIIKKCPAALDVKEAMNHFKDVLSTDIIKTSVETENRTYLKTCDAQTALKSLLGVVMATSGCPILGEMKGMAYFHLPFASLEETIFRNVSTYTPSTKFLT, from the coding sequence TTGACTAAAATTAATTATAAATTTGAATTTAATAATTTAAAAACATTAGAGTTTTTAATTGATCTTAATAGAAATCAAAATATTGATTTGTCAACAAGAGACGATCACACAGAATGGACCAATTTGAGTTATCATAAATGTGAAAACTGCACTCTAGATGATAAAATTATAAAAAAATGTCCTGCCGCTTTAGACGTAAAAGAAGCGATGAACCATTTTAAAGATGTTTTATCAACTGATATCATAAAAACCTCTGTTGAAACAGAAAACCGAACCTATCTAAAAACTTGCGATGCGCAAACTGCTTTAAAATCATTACTAGGGGTTGTGATGGCAACAAGCGGCTGCCCTATTTTAGGAGAAATGAAAGGCATGGCCTATTTTCATTTGCCTTTTGCATCCTTAGAAGAAACTATTTTTCGAAATGTTTCTACTTATACGCCGTCCACTAAGTTTTTAACATAA